Proteins encoded within one genomic window of Ammonifex degensii KC4:
- a CDS encoding L-lactate dehydrogenase, which produces MAKIAIIGTGSVGATAAYALIASGLGEEIVLIDVNRAKAEGEALDLGDSTAFTTPVKVYAGDYPDASDADLIIFAAGANQRPGETRLDLTQRNVAVLKEVAGKLAVHWRGGILLMVTNPVDVLTYVASRLLDLDPQRILGTGTILDSARFRYALSQHTGVDARNLHAYVIGEHGDTAVLLWSRATVAGIPLEDFCRQRGLNPPDKEQIDRYVRQAAYRIIERKGATYYAIGLGIRRLCEAILKNQHSVLTVTGPVEGTYGYKGVAFSLPTIVGREGRLFSLELPLSPQEEEELKRSVDTLLKAQAEAGF; this is translated from the coding sequence ATGGCTAAGATCGCCATCATCGGAACGGGATCGGTAGGAGCTACTGCCGCTTACGCGCTTATAGCCAGCGGGCTGGGAGAAGAAATAGTGCTCATAGATGTAAACCGCGCTAAAGCCGAAGGAGAAGCCCTAGACTTGGGAGACAGCACCGCCTTCACCACCCCGGTTAAGGTCTATGCAGGGGACTATCCGGATGCTAGCGATGCCGATCTTATTATCTTCGCCGCTGGGGCCAACCAGCGCCCCGGGGAGACACGGCTCGATCTCACCCAGCGCAACGTGGCCGTGCTGAAAGAGGTGGCAGGAAAGCTGGCTGTTCACTGGCGGGGAGGCATTTTGCTAATGGTGACCAACCCCGTGGACGTACTGACCTATGTAGCTTCGCGCCTACTCGACCTCGATCCCCAGCGAATTCTGGGCACAGGAACTATTTTAGACAGCGCCCGCTTCCGCTACGCCCTAAGCCAGCATACCGGGGTGGATGCCCGCAACCTGCATGCCTACGTCATCGGCGAACATGGAGATACGGCCGTTCTCCTCTGGAGCCGGGCCACCGTGGCCGGCATACCCTTGGAAGACTTTTGCCGCCAGCGGGGTTTGAACCCGCCGGATAAGGAGCAGATCGACCGGTACGTGCGCCAGGCCGCCTACCGCATCATCGAGCGCAAAGGAGCCACCTATTACGCCATTGGGCTCGGGATCCGCCGCCTCTGCGAGGCTATTCTCAAGAACCAGCACAGCGTGCTGACCGTCACCGGCCCCGTGGAGGGAACCTACGGCTACAAGGGCGTGGCCTTCAGCCTGCCCACCATCGTGGGTAGAGAGGGACGGCTTTTCTCCCTCGAGCTCCCCCTCTCCCCTCAGGAAGAAGAGGAACTCAAGCGCTCGGTGGATACTCTTCTGAAGGCGCAAGCCGAGGCAGGCTTTTAA
- the queA gene encoding tRNA preQ1(34) S-adenosylmethionine ribosyltransferase-isomerase QueA has translation MPEVKKAVALKRSDFEYYLPKELIAQEPLPERDKSRLMVVYRDREEFEHRLFRDLPEYLVPGDVLVLNRTRVLPARLYGVKEDTGGKVEVLLLRQLEPDLWEVLVRPGRRVPEGTRIVFGGGLLRGEVLSRLESGGRLVRFTYEGDFFALLHQLGEIPLPPYIKRKLAEPERYQTVYASEPGSAAAPTAGLHFTPELLQKLQEKGVEVVTLTLHIGLDTFRPVKEEDITAHRMHSEEYHLPEATAEAVNRAKEEGRRIVAVGTTVVRCLESVADERGRVRAGRGFTDLFIYPGYRFKVVDALVTNFHLPGSTLLMLVAAFAGREKILRAYAEAVRLRYRFFSFGDAMLIL, from the coding sequence GTGCCGGAGGTTAAAAAGGCGGTGGCACTTAAACGCAGCGATTTCGAGTACTATCTGCCCAAGGAGCTCATTGCGCAGGAACCTTTGCCGGAAAGAGATAAGTCGCGGCTCATGGTGGTTTACCGCGACCGGGAGGAGTTCGAGCACCGGCTCTTCCGCGACCTGCCGGAGTATCTAGTGCCCGGGGACGTACTGGTGCTCAACCGCACCCGCGTTTTGCCGGCGCGCCTTTACGGCGTGAAAGAGGACACCGGGGGGAAAGTGGAGGTCTTATTGCTGAGGCAGTTGGAACCGGACTTGTGGGAGGTACTGGTCCGCCCCGGCCGCCGGGTGCCGGAGGGCACCCGGATAGTGTTCGGTGGGGGGCTCTTGCGGGGGGAGGTCCTGAGCCGCCTGGAAAGTGGAGGGAGGCTCGTCCGGTTTACTTACGAAGGAGATTTCTTCGCCTTGCTGCACCAGCTAGGGGAGATTCCCCTCCCTCCCTACATAAAAAGGAAGCTGGCTGAGCCGGAGCGCTATCAGACGGTCTACGCTTCTGAGCCCGGCTCGGCGGCCGCGCCGACGGCCGGACTTCACTTCACCCCAGAGCTTTTACAAAAGCTTCAAGAAAAGGGAGTGGAAGTGGTAACCCTCACCCTGCACATAGGGCTGGATACCTTTCGCCCGGTCAAAGAGGAGGACATAACCGCCCACCGCATGCACTCGGAGGAGTACCATCTCCCGGAGGCTACGGCGGAGGCCGTAAACCGGGCCAAAGAAGAGGGAAGAAGAATAGTGGCGGTGGGAACCACGGTGGTCCGCTGCCTGGAGTCGGTGGCCGACGAACGAGGGCGCGTCCGGGCTGGGAGGGGCTTTACCGACCTCTTCATCTACCCCGGCTACCGCTTTAAAGTGGTAGACGCCTTGGTGACCAACTTTCACCTCCCCGGCTCCACGCTCCTCATGCTAGTGGCAGCTTTTGCCGGGAGGGAAAAGATCCTGCGCGCGTACGCGGAAGCCGTGCGCTTGCGCTACCGATTTTTCAGCTTCGGGGATGCCATGTTAATCCTTTGA
- a CDS encoding universal stress protein — protein sequence MRKILVPVDGSENSLRALREGIKLARISGQAKLTILTVVPPVDPTFEYGPWLTREQVEEAEKKAAEKILDQAEKVVQEEGYQADRVVLVGDAGQEIADYAAKEGYDLIVMGSRGMSPLKGIFLGSVSTKVIALAPCPVVIVK from the coding sequence ATGCGGAAGATCCTGGTGCCGGTAGACGGTTCGGAAAACTCCCTGCGCGCCCTGCGGGAAGGGATCAAACTGGCCCGAATAAGCGGCCAGGCCAAGCTTACCATCCTCACCGTGGTACCGCCGGTAGATCCCACTTTCGAGTACGGTCCCTGGCTTACCCGGGAGCAAGTGGAGGAAGCCGAAAAGAAGGCTGCAGAAAAGATATTGGACCAGGCAGAAAAGGTAGTTCAGGAAGAAGGATACCAGGCAGACAGGGTGGTGCTGGTGGGAGATGCAGGGCAGGAAATCGCCGACTACGCGGCCAAGGAAGGCTACGACCTCATAGTCATGGGTAGCCGGGGCATGAGCCCCCTCAAAGGAATATTTTTAGGGAGCGTGAGCACCAAAGTCATCGCCCTCGCTCCCTGTCCGGTCGTGATCGTAAAGTAG
- a CDS encoding tRNA (adenine-N1)-methyltransferase: MVFKEGDLVILVDPKGSYFLQRLTPGKRFHTHKGYIDHDQIIGAPAGTVVKSSLGREFLVFYPSTKDYTLNMPRKSGIIYPKDVAIILVWADIFPGARVLCGGVGSGALLIAILRQVGPTGRVVAYDVREDMLAWAEQNVKNFLGELSGLELKLGDIYEPIPEKDFDRVLLDVPEPWRALDTVEAALLPGGIFSAYVPSIVQVDQLIKAMEERESFALIESLEVLVRHWQVEGKSVRPYHRMVGHTGFLVFARKVVRSSEENC, from the coding sequence TTGGTTTTCAAGGAAGGCGACCTAGTGATACTTGTCGATCCCAAAGGGAGTTATTTTTTGCAACGACTAACCCCAGGTAAAAGGTTCCACACCCACAAGGGCTACATCGACCACGACCAGATCATAGGGGCGCCGGCCGGCACCGTGGTGAAATCTTCCCTTGGGCGCGAGTTTCTGGTATTTTATCCCTCTACTAAGGACTACACCCTCAACATGCCGCGTAAAAGCGGGATTATCTACCCCAAGGATGTAGCTATCATCCTGGTGTGGGCAGATATTTTCCCCGGGGCGAGGGTTCTCTGTGGCGGGGTGGGAAGTGGGGCCTTGCTCATTGCCATTTTGCGCCAGGTGGGACCGACAGGCAGGGTGGTGGCCTACGATGTGCGGGAGGACATGCTGGCCTGGGCGGAGCAGAATGTAAAAAACTTCCTAGGAGAGCTTTCCGGGCTGGAGCTTAAGCTGGGGGACATCTACGAGCCTATCCCTGAGAAAGATTTTGACCGGGTCTTGCTCGACGTGCCCGAACCTTGGCGGGCCTTGGATACGGTGGAGGCTGCCCTTTTGCCCGGCGGAATCTTCTCCGCCTACGTGCCCTCTATCGTTCAGGTGGATCAGCTGATCAAGGCGATGGAGGAGAGGGAAAGCTTTGCTTTGATAGAGTCTTTAGAAGTATTAGTGCGTCACTGGCAGGTAGAGGGGAAGAGCGTGCGCCCTTATCATCGTATGGTAGGACATACGGGCTTTTTGGTCTTCGCCCGCAAGGTTGTTCGCTCCTCGGAAGAGAACTGTTAA
- a CDS encoding DUF72 domain-containing protein, with protein sequence MEKKEGRLFLGTSGYSYSHWRGNFYPLELERDKWLSFYAQEFNAVELNVTFYRLPRPSTWKKWRELTPPAFAFAVKGHQNITHRKRLREVEEELDRFLTNASLLGEKLHLILWQLPPGARAEEEHLESFCRLLKGHPVASACRHAFEFRHPSWFREEIYALLRRFNFALCWADAPRWPRAEEVTADFVYLRFHGHERLYASCYPTEILDRWAQVIRQQLDAGRDVYAFFNNDAAGYAVANARELQELVKALNPPGG encoded by the coding sequence GTGGAGAAAAAGGAAGGTCGGCTTTTCTTAGGAACGAGCGGCTATAGCTACTCACATTGGCGGGGAAACTTTTACCCGCTGGAGCTAGAGCGAGACAAGTGGCTTTCTTTCTACGCCCAGGAGTTCAACGCCGTGGAGCTCAACGTCACCTTTTACCGTTTACCTCGTCCTTCTACTTGGAAAAAGTGGCGGGAGTTAACCCCACCAGCTTTCGCTTTCGCCGTAAAGGGGCACCAGAACATCACCCACCGGAAGCGCCTGCGGGAAGTAGAAGAGGAACTGGACCGTTTTTTAACCAATGCTTCCCTGCTAGGAGAAAAGCTTCACCTTATTCTCTGGCAGCTCCCTCCCGGAGCTCGCGCCGAGGAGGAGCACCTGGAAAGCTTCTGTCGGCTCCTGAAAGGACATCCGGTGGCCAGTGCCTGCCGGCACGCCTTTGAGTTCCGCCATCCTTCCTGGTTCCGGGAGGAGATATACGCGCTTCTGCGCCGCTTTAACTTCGCCCTCTGCTGGGCCGACGCCCCCCGCTGGCCCCGCGCAGAGGAAGTTACAGCCGACTTCGTCTACCTCCGCTTCCATGGACACGAGAGGCTCTACGCCTCTTGTTACCCCACCGAAATACTGGACCGCTGGGCGCAGGTCATCCGCCAGCAATTAGACGCCGGGAGAGACGTCTACGCTTTCTTTAACAACGACGCCGCCGGTTACGCTGTGGCCAACGCCCGGGAATTGCAGGAGCTGGTGAAGGCCCTTAACCCCCCAGGCGGCTAA
- the moaA gene encoding GTP 3',8-cyclase MoaA — protein sequence MKVNYLRVSVTDRCNLRCRYCLPPEGVKTVAHAEILRFEEIVRIVKAATRIGVRKVRLTGGEPLVRRNLSSLVAQLAAIEEIDDLALTTNGILLAEQAKELAAAGLRRVNVSLDTLDPQRYRFITRGGELTRVWEGIELALELGLEPVKLNVVVIKGFNEDELVRLASLSLERPLHVRFIELMPFGPVRAWFREAFLSAAAVRARLEEYFGPLVEVKKLYGAGPACYYRIPGAQGTVGFIAGMSGHICSRCNRLRLSATGMLHPCLFGRGEVDLKGPLRAGAGEEELVRLLAQAIALKRSRPSSLPEIDHLSRLGG from the coding sequence TTGAAGGTCAACTACTTGCGGGTGTCGGTGACCGATCGCTGTAACCTCCGGTGTCGTTACTGCCTGCCGCCGGAAGGGGTAAAGACGGTCGCCCACGCGGAAATTTTGCGCTTTGAGGAGATCGTCCGGATAGTAAAGGCCGCCACCCGCATAGGGGTGAGGAAGGTAAGGCTTACCGGCGGAGAGCCCTTGGTGCGCAGAAACCTTTCCTCTCTAGTGGCTCAGCTGGCGGCTATCGAAGAAATCGACGACTTGGCCCTTACCACCAACGGGATTCTCCTGGCCGAGCAGGCCAAAGAACTGGCGGCAGCGGGGCTTCGGCGGGTGAACGTGAGCCTTGACACCCTAGATCCCCAGCGCTACCGCTTCATCACGCGGGGAGGGGAACTTACCCGCGTATGGGAGGGAATTGAACTAGCTCTGGAGCTGGGGCTTGAGCCGGTCAAGCTCAACGTGGTAGTCATAAAAGGGTTTAACGAAGACGAACTCGTTAGACTGGCTTCCCTCTCCTTGGAACGTCCCTTGCACGTCCGCTTCATTGAGCTTATGCCCTTTGGTCCGGTTCGTGCCTGGTTCCGGGAAGCTTTCTTGAGCGCGGCGGCGGTTCGAGCGCGACTGGAGGAATACTTTGGTCCTCTGGTCGAAGTGAAAAAGCTATATGGCGCTGGCCCGGCCTGTTACTATCGAATCCCTGGAGCGCAGGGCACGGTAGGATTTATCGCTGGCATGAGCGGGCACATCTGCTCCCGCTGCAACCGTCTGCGTCTGAGCGCCACCGGTATGCTCCACCCCTGCCTTTTCGGGAGAGGGGAGGTAGACCTGAAAGGCCCCCTACGGGCAGGAGCAGGGGAAGAAGAACTGGTGCGCCTCTTGGCTCAGGCGATAGCCTTGAAGCGCTCACGCCCTTCCTCCCTGCCAGAGATAGATCATCTTAGCCGCCTGGGGGGTTAA
- a CDS encoding YidH family protein: MRPEEPVDKERKKEEEHLTVRAHVRAHLANERTFLAWVRTCLALIAFGFVLVRWTSLIEMASPTGAVRVGGGHLKIMGEILLGGAAVLLVLATIRFLSVRRQLIRGIYRPAVTLDLVAVVFLLVITVLLAFFSRGTLPH, from the coding sequence ATGCGACCGGAGGAGCCGGTAGATAAGGAAAGGAAGAAGGAGGAAGAACACCTTACCGTGCGAGCGCACGTACGGGCCCACCTGGCCAACGAGCGCACCTTTCTGGCCTGGGTGCGAACCTGTCTGGCGCTCATTGCCTTTGGTTTCGTGCTGGTTCGCTGGACCTCCCTTATAGAGATGGCTTCTCCGACCGGGGCCGTCCGAGTCGGCGGAGGGCACTTGAAAATAATGGGGGAGATACTGCTGGGCGGGGCGGCGGTGCTCCTGGTGCTGGCCACCATCCGTTTTCTCTCGGTGCGACGGCAGCTGATCCGGGGAATCTACCGTCCTGCCGTGACGCTCGACCTGGTGGCGGTAGTTTTCCTTCTGGTGATCACCGTGCTGCTGGCCTTCTTCTCCCGCGGCACCCTCCCCCACTGA
- a CDS encoding phenylacetate--CoA ligase family protein, with amino-acid sequence MSFLSFQDFIRYAYEQAPAVRERFARAGLKPEDVSSPADLPKLPLLRKTELGERQQAELPFGGFLATPVSGLRRIFVSPGPIYDPQGREEDYWRWGEALAAAGFGPGDIVQVTFSYHLTPAGFMFDEALQKLGCVVVPAGVGNTELQVKVMRDLGVTGYVGVPSFLYSLLKKAEEMNLVGELKLRRAWVTAEYLAPELRELLQSKYGIEVFQGYGTADVGCVAYECPVKQGMHLAQGVVVEIVDPETGQPVGEGEAGEVVLTLMDATYPLLRLATGDLSAFINEPCPCGRPGKRLAGVLGRTAAGVKVRGLFLYPHQVKALAQEFPEIKALRAVVTQRDFKDELTLEAELVEGVEPTEELAERLAARAKEVLRLRSQVVFVPPGTVGEELVCDRRSR; translated from the coding sequence GTGAGCTTTTTAAGCTTCCAAGACTTCATCCGCTACGCCTACGAGCAGGCTCCGGCGGTAAGGGAGCGCTTCGCCCGGGCAGGGCTCAAGCCGGAAGATGTGAGCTCCCCTGCCGATCTTCCCAAGCTTCCCCTTCTGCGCAAGACGGAGTTGGGGGAGCGCCAGCAGGCCGAGCTCCCCTTCGGGGGTTTCTTAGCCACTCCGGTTTCCGGTTTGCGCCGCATCTTCGTCTCCCCTGGACCCATCTACGACCCGCAGGGGAGGGAAGAGGACTACTGGCGCTGGGGGGAGGCGCTGGCCGCTGCCGGCTTCGGCCCGGGGGACATCGTGCAGGTTACCTTCTCCTACCATCTCACCCCAGCCGGCTTTATGTTCGACGAGGCCCTGCAAAAACTGGGCTGCGTGGTGGTTCCGGCCGGGGTGGGAAATACTGAACTGCAGGTAAAGGTCATGCGCGACCTGGGGGTTACCGGCTACGTCGGGGTGCCGAGCTTCCTTTACTCTCTTCTCAAGAAGGCGGAGGAGATGAACCTGGTGGGGGAGCTTAAGCTCCGGCGGGCTTGGGTGACGGCCGAGTATTTAGCGCCGGAGCTCCGGGAGCTTTTACAGAGCAAATATGGCATAGAGGTTTTCCAGGGCTACGGGACGGCGGATGTGGGCTGCGTAGCCTACGAGTGCCCGGTTAAGCAGGGAATGCACTTGGCCCAAGGGGTTGTTGTGGAGATAGTGGATCCGGAGACGGGGCAACCGGTAGGAGAAGGAGAGGCGGGTGAGGTGGTGCTCACCTTGATGGACGCCACCTATCCCCTCCTGCGGCTGGCTACCGGTGACCTGAGCGCCTTCATAAACGAGCCCTGTCCCTGCGGACGTCCGGGCAAGCGCCTGGCAGGGGTGCTGGGGCGCACGGCGGCAGGGGTCAAGGTGCGGGGCCTTTTCCTTTACCCCCATCAGGTCAAGGCCCTGGCCCAGGAGTTCCCGGAAATTAAGGCTTTGCGGGCCGTGGTCACCCAGCGCGATTTCAAGGACGAACTCACTTTAGAGGCGGAGCTAGTGGAAGGGGTGGAGCCTACGGAGGAACTGGCAGAGCGCTTGGCGGCCCGAGCCAAGGAGGTTCTGCGCCTGCGCAGCCAGGTGGTCTTCGTTCCGCCGGGAACGGTGGGGGAAGAGTTGGTATGCGACCGGAGGAGCCGGTAG
- a CDS encoding ABC transporter ATP-binding protein — MLELNNVEVIYDRVVLVLKGLSLKVPPHSIVALLGANGAGKTTTLKAISGLLQVERGKVTDGQVIFQGEDITNWDPEKISRKGIFHVLEGRHVFEHLTVEENLLAATCLRRDRQGIKEDLEKVYSYFPRLKELRRKIAGYLSGGEQQMLAIGRALMSRPQLILLDEPSLGLSPLLVNEIFHIIKEINRRERTTMLVVEQNARVALSVADYAYVMENGRIVLEGEPEKLKENEDVREFYLGLTPEGRKSYREVKHYKRRKRWLS; from the coding sequence TTGCTGGAACTCAACAACGTGGAAGTAATTTACGACCGGGTGGTGCTGGTGCTCAAGGGGCTTTCGCTCAAAGTGCCTCCGCACAGCATCGTGGCCCTGCTGGGAGCCAACGGTGCCGGGAAGACCACCACCCTCAAGGCTATCTCCGGCCTCTTGCAGGTGGAGCGCGGCAAGGTTACCGACGGACAGGTCATCTTTCAGGGGGAGGATATTACCAACTGGGACCCGGAAAAGATATCCCGCAAGGGGATCTTTCACGTCCTGGAGGGGAGGCACGTTTTTGAACATCTCACGGTGGAGGAAAACCTCCTGGCCGCCACCTGTCTTCGGCGCGACCGCCAGGGCATAAAAGAGGACCTGGAGAAGGTCTACTCTTATTTCCCCCGCCTTAAAGAGCTGCGACGGAAAATAGCCGGTTACCTTTCCGGCGGGGAGCAGCAGATGCTGGCCATAGGCAGGGCTTTGATGTCTCGTCCGCAACTTATTCTGCTGGACGAGCCTTCTTTGGGCCTTTCGCCCTTGCTGGTGAACGAGATTTTCCACATCATCAAGGAGATAAACCGCCGGGAGCGGACCACCATGCTGGTGGTGGAGCAGAACGCGCGGGTAGCCTTGTCGGTAGCCGATTACGCTTACGTTATGGAAAACGGACGCATAGTCCTGGAAGGAGAACCGGAGAAGCTTAAAGAAAATGAAGATGTGCGGGAGTTCTATCTGGGGCTTACACCGGAGGGACGCAAGAGCTACCGGGAGGTCAAACACTACAAGCGGCGCAAGAGGTGGCTGTCGTGA
- a CDS encoding ABC transporter substrate-binding protein, whose translation MRRYWWLVLAALVLGLVVVAGCGGKGATPSAEGPIKIGGIFDLTGATSDVGVPYAEGVRAYIDYVNQHGGINGRKVELKEIDYAYDKNRAVEAYNRLVKQERVIAILGWGTGDTEALKSMIAADKIPYISGSYAESLADIKTCPYNFLIAASYSDQAKAALKWIKDNWKEQRPPKVAFVYNDTPFGRSPIDDAKKFAKELGMEVVGDEIVGLTALDATPQMLDLKNKGADFAIVQGTSNLAATTLKDAKKLGLKTQFIGLNWAADEKVIKLAGPAAEGYIGVIPFAFPYDNAPGLKTIKDYLASKGQKLEDKNQKFVQGWVSAMIMLEGVKRAGNDLTGEGVRKGLESLKDFDTGGLSAPITFTATSHRGTDRIRLAKVENGKFVYITDWISYK comes from the coding sequence ATGCGGCGTTACTGGTGGTTGGTTTTGGCGGCTCTGGTTTTAGGGTTAGTAGTAGTTGCCGGCTGTGGTGGTAAAGGTGCTACTCCTTCGGCTGAAGGTCCTATTAAGATCGGTGGGATTTTCGACCTTACCGGCGCCACTTCTGATGTAGGAGTCCCTTACGCTGAGGGCGTGCGGGCTTACATCGACTACGTAAACCAGCACGGGGGCATTAACGGCCGCAAGGTAGAGCTCAAGGAGATAGACTACGCTTACGACAAGAACCGGGCGGTGGAGGCTTACAACCGCCTGGTGAAGCAGGAGCGAGTCATCGCCATCTTAGGATGGGGAACGGGCGATACCGAGGCGCTGAAAAGCATGATTGCCGCCGACAAGATCCCTTACATCTCCGGTTCTTACGCGGAAAGCCTGGCAGACATCAAGACCTGCCCCTACAACTTCCTGATAGCGGCTTCCTACTCCGACCAGGCCAAGGCGGCCCTGAAGTGGATTAAGGATAACTGGAAGGAACAAAGGCCGCCTAAGGTAGCCTTCGTTTACAACGACACCCCCTTCGGCCGCTCTCCCATCGATGACGCCAAGAAGTTTGCCAAGGAGTTGGGGATGGAGGTGGTGGGGGACGAGATCGTGGGGCTAACTGCCCTGGACGCCACCCCGCAGATGCTCGACCTTAAGAACAAGGGGGCCGACTTCGCCATTGTCCAGGGCACTTCTAACTTGGCGGCCACCACGCTGAAGGACGCCAAGAAGCTGGGGCTCAAGACCCAGTTCATCGGGCTTAACTGGGCAGCAGACGAAAAAGTGATTAAGCTGGCCGGCCCGGCGGCGGAAGGTTATATCGGCGTCATCCCCTTCGCCTTCCCTTACGACAACGCCCCCGGACTCAAGACCATTAAAGATTACCTGGCTTCCAAGGGGCAGAAGCTGGAGGATAAGAACCAGAAGTTTGTCCAGGGCTGGGTCTCGGCCATGATCATGCTGGAAGGAGTGAAGCGGGCCGGCAACGATCTTACCGGAGAGGGAGTGCGCAAGGGCCTGGAGAGCTTGAAAGACTTTGATACGGGAGGGTTGTCTGCTCCCATAACCTTTACCGCTACCAGCCACCGGGGTACGGATCGCATACGCCTGGCCAAGGTAGAAAACGGCAAGTTCGTTTACATCACCGACTGGATAAGCTACAAGTAA
- a CDS encoding branched-chain amino acid ABC transporter permease — MRLRFPWTTNCGLFFTRYEEDQAFLPSRAAKIKVLCLFALLLALPWLVGPYPLRIASQVAIMALGAVGLNLLTGFAGQISVGHAAFMGVGAYTVGALTTKLGLSFWLALPLGGLAAALVGAFFGLPSLRLKGLYLAIATLAAQVILDFAFVRLEPITGGAAGLVLTPPSLGPFSLADDTVFYYVVLALAVVGVIFALNLSRSRVGRAFMAIRDRDLAAAMLGVDLFGYKLRAFFLSSFYAGLAGGMLAAYTRVVTPEQFTLDVSIQFLAMIVIGGLGDVLGSVYGAAFVSLLPIALSYLAQALQGVFPQMVNLLSACQTALFGLVIILFLIFEPQGLAKLWRHVKDYFRLWPFSY, encoded by the coding sequence ATGCGGTTGCGCTTTCCCTGGACGACCAACTGCGGCCTTTTCTTTACCCGCTACGAGGAAGACCAGGCTTTCCTCCCCTCGCGGGCGGCCAAAATTAAAGTACTTTGCCTTTTTGCTTTGCTTTTGGCTCTTCCCTGGCTGGTCGGGCCTTATCCTTTGCGCATAGCTAGCCAGGTGGCCATCATGGCCCTCGGGGCGGTGGGACTTAATCTGCTTACCGGTTTTGCCGGGCAGATATCAGTGGGGCACGCTGCCTTTATGGGTGTAGGAGCCTACACGGTGGGGGCGCTTACCACCAAGCTGGGGCTTTCCTTCTGGCTGGCCTTACCTTTAGGCGGGCTGGCAGCGGCTCTGGTAGGGGCTTTTTTTGGCCTTCCTTCCCTGCGCCTGAAGGGGCTTTACCTGGCCATTGCTACCCTGGCGGCTCAGGTTATACTAGACTTTGCTTTTGTGCGGCTTGAACCCATAACCGGAGGGGCGGCCGGGCTGGTTCTTACCCCCCCGAGCCTGGGGCCTTTCTCTTTGGCCGACGATACCGTCTTCTACTATGTAGTCCTAGCCCTGGCGGTGGTCGGGGTCATCTTTGCTCTTAACCTTTCCCGCAGCCGGGTAGGGCGAGCTTTCATGGCCATAAGGGATCGGGACTTAGCCGCGGCCATGCTGGGGGTGGACCTCTTCGGCTACAAGCTCCGGGCCTTTTTCTTGAGCTCCTTCTACGCCGGTCTGGCGGGAGGAATGCTGGCCGCTTATACCCGCGTGGTCACCCCGGAGCAGTTCACCCTGGACGTTTCCATACAGTTCCTGGCCATGATCGTCATCGGGGGCCTGGGAGACGTCCTGGGTTCGGTTTACGGGGCGGCCTTCGTTTCCTTGCTCCCCATAGCCTTGAGTTACCTGGCCCAGGCCCTGCAGGGCGTCTTCCCACAGATGGTCAATCTTCTCTCGGCCTGCCAGACGGCTCTTTTTGGCCTGGTGATCATTCTCTTTCTGATCTTCGAGCCCCAGGGCCTGGCCAAGCTCTGGCGGCATGTCAAAGACTACTTCCGCCTGTGGCCCTTCTCTTACTAA
- a CDS encoding branched-chain amino acid ABC transporter permease, which translates to MFWQLLLTGLAIGSIYALVALGFVLIYKASGCLNFAQGEFLLLGAYVALTLVATYKVPFLPAIILTLAVAALVGLVVERLVLRPFIGEPVISVIMVTLGLSALMRGIFQALWGTDTRVFPPIFPQEPVSLGGVSVSAVYLWSLGLAVLLLLLLSLFFKFTTTGIVMRAVADDQQAALSVGISVKRVFGITWAIAAVVAAVGGILLSNINGVNASLASLGLKVLPVVILGGLESVPGAVVGGFVIGLIESFVGGYLDPLVGGGLREVVPFVILLLVLLVRPYGLFGEEIIERV; encoded by the coding sequence ATGTTCTGGCAGCTTTTACTGACTGGTTTGGCCATAGGGAGCATTTACGCCCTGGTGGCCTTGGGCTTTGTGCTGATCTATAAGGCCAGCGGCTGTCTCAACTTCGCGCAGGGAGAGTTTTTGCTGCTGGGAGCCTACGTGGCTTTGACCTTGGTGGCGACCTACAAAGTTCCCTTCCTTCCTGCCATAATCCTGACCCTGGCGGTGGCTGCGCTGGTGGGACTTGTGGTGGAACGGCTGGTTTTGCGCCCCTTCATCGGGGAGCCGGTGATCTCGGTCATCATGGTGACCTTGGGCTTATCCGCCTTGATGCGCGGCATCTTTCAGGCCCTTTGGGGGACCGACACCCGTGTCTTTCCCCCGATTTTCCCCCAAGAGCCGGTCTCTTTAGGCGGGGTGAGCGTGTCGGCCGTTTACCTGTGGTCGCTGGGGCTGGCCGTGCTCCTTTTACTCTTGCTTTCCCTCTTTTTCAAGTTCACCACTACCGGTATCGTGATGCGGGCGGTGGCGGATGACCAGCAGGCGGCCCTTTCGGTGGGTATAAGCGTCAAGCGGGTTTTCGGGATCACCTGGGCCATAGCGGCGGTAGTGGCGGCGGTGGGGGGCATTCTCCTGAGCAACATCAACGGGGTCAACGCCTCCCTGGCCTCCCTGGGGCTCAAGGTGCTGCCGGTGGTGATCTTGGGGGGGTTAGAAAGCGTACCCGGCGCCGTGGTGGGGGGCTTCGTCATCGGTCTTATCGAGAGTTTTGTGGGCGGATACCTCGACCCTCTGGTAGGCGGGGGGCTTAGGGAAGTGGTTCCCTTCGTCATTTTGCTCCTGGTGTTGCTGGTGAGGCCTTACGGGCTCTTCGGCGAGGAAATCATCGAGAGGGTGTAG